Below is a window of Chryseobacterium indicum DNA.
AACTACTCTTTCTGGTATCAGGCTTCACAGTTGGCAACTAGACAAAGAGCTCAGGCAAACAAAAAAGCGGAGGAAAAGAAGAAAGAACTTCAGGACTTCATCGCGAGATTCAGTTCGAACGTTGCAAAAGCTAAACAGGCAACTGCAAGAAAGAAAATGATCGATAAATTAAACATTGATGACATCAAACCGTCTTCAAGAAGATATCCTGCCATTATTTTCGAAATGGAAAGAGAAGCGGGAGATCAGATTTTAGATGTAAAAGGTCTTGAAAAAACAAAAGACGGAGAATTACTATTCTCAAATATCGATTTAAATCTTAAAAAAGGAGATAAAGTTGCTGTTTTGTCTAAAAATTCATTGGCAATCACAGAATTTTTCGAAATTTTAGCAGGAAACGTAGAAGCGGATAAAGGAACTGTTGCTTGGGGAGTTACTACAAACCAGTCGCATATGCCTTTAGATAATACAAACTTCTTTCAGGAAGATTTAAGTTTGGTTGATTGGCTAAGACAATTCACGAAAAATGATGAAGAGCGTCATGAAGAATTCGTCAGAGGATTTTTAGGAAGAATGCTTTTCTCCGGTGATGAAGCTTTAAAATCCTGTAAAGTACTTTCAGGAGGTGAAAAAATGAGATGTATGTTCAGCAGAATGATGCTTCAGAAGGCCAACGTTCTTTTACTGGACGAACCTACGAACCACTTAGACCTTGAAAGTATCACGACATTGAACAACTCACTGTCTAACTTCAAAGGAAATATTCTATTGGCTTCTCATGACCACGAAATGCTTTCCACAGTCTGTAACCGAATCATCGAGCTGACCCCAACCGGAATTATCGATAGAGAAATGACTTACGATGAATATCTTGCTGATAAGAAAGTAAAAGAATTAAGAGAGAAAATGTATTCTTAATTATTTTCCTCTTTAGTTATAAATTAAAAGAGACTGTCTAAGTTTTGAGACAGTCTCTTTTAATTTTACCTTAAAAGCCAAAA
It encodes the following:
- a CDS encoding ABC-F family ATP-binding cassette domain-containing protein; its protein translation is MLTVSNLSLQFGKRVLFDEVNIMFTKGNCYGIIGANGAGKSTFLKILTGKQDPTTGHVSLEPGKRMSVLEQDHFAYDQFTVLEAVLRGNKKLFEIKEEMDALYAKEDFSDEDGIKAGELGVIYDEMGGWTAESDAQTMLSNVGIKDDMHWQMMSELENKDKVKVLLAQALFGNPDVLILDEPTNDLDIDTISWLEDFLADYENTVIVVSHDRHFLDTVCTHIGDLDYAKLNLYTGNYSFWYQASQLATRQRAQANKKAEEKKKELQDFIARFSSNVAKAKQATARKKMIDKLNIDDIKPSSRRYPAIIFEMEREAGDQILDVKGLEKTKDGELLFSNIDLNLKKGDKVAVLSKNSLAITEFFEILAGNVEADKGTVAWGVTTNQSHMPLDNTNFFQEDLSLVDWLRQFTKNDEERHEEFVRGFLGRMLFSGDEALKSCKVLSGGEKMRCMFSRMMLQKANVLLLDEPTNHLDLESITTLNNSLSNFKGNILLASHDHEMLSTVCNRIIELTPTGIIDREMTYDEYLADKKVKELREKMYS